One genomic region from Sphingobacterium sp. UGAL515B_05 encodes:
- a CDS encoding FtsB family cell division protein: MQRLWSLIRNKYLLAALAFLVWMLFFDRNDFATQYSYQKQKANLESERSFYLKENAAIIKTINDIRSNPQEVQRIAREKYKMKKDNEDIYVVTKVAAKGNH; the protein is encoded by the coding sequence ATGCAACGATTGTGGTCTTTAATAAGAAATAAGTATTTGTTAGCCGCTTTGGCTTTTCTCGTGTGGATGTTATTTTTTGATCGAAATGACTTTGCCACGCAGTACAGTTATCAAAAGCAGAAAGCAAATCTGGAAAGTGAACGATCTTTCTATCTGAAAGAAAATGCGGCTATCATTAAAACAATTAATGATATTCGATCAAATCCGCAAGAAGTGCAACGTATCGCCCGGGAGAAATATAAGATGAAAAAAGACAATGAAGATATTTATGTGGTTACTAAAGTAGCAGCTAAAGGGAATCATTAA
- a CDS encoding MFS transporter, with protein sequence MSQTIDSKNEISKATLWLMTIATGLVVANNYYNQPLLGLIAKDLHIDEAMVSNSAMLTQIGYAFGLLLIVPLGDMFKRKKMILIDFFFIIFSLVGMAMSTSILSILLFSFLIGFTSVIPQVFVPMAAELASQEKQASAIGMVMSGLLIGILLSRVVSGFIGSYFGWREMYWIAAVIMVVTALAIAIKLPEVLPNFKGSYKELMRSVWNFARKQPVLQLAAFRGAMGFGAFSAFFTTLVFHLAAPPFFDGPATAGAFGLVGACGALAAAFVNKLTIYIGKAKIILYAILLMLFSWLLFALFGNYYWGLILGVIFIDLGLQSMHILNQSDFYALNLGANNRLNTVYMVSYFIGGSTGTFFAAQAWQHFQWPGVIFVGTCYTLLALLAHLLFDYKLRKN encoded by the coding sequence ATGTCGCAAACAATAGATTCAAAAAACGAAATATCCAAAGCAACCTTGTGGCTGATGACCATCGCCACGGGCTTAGTTGTCGCCAATAATTATTACAATCAACCACTATTGGGCCTGATTGCCAAAGACCTGCATATTGACGAGGCCATGGTCAGTAATTCGGCTATGTTAACGCAGATCGGATATGCCTTTGGCCTGTTACTAATCGTTCCCTTAGGGGATATGTTTAAAAGAAAAAAAATGATCTTGATCGATTTCTTTTTCATTATTTTTTCTTTGGTAGGCATGGCCATGTCCACTTCTATCCTATCTATCTTGCTATTCAGCTTTCTGATAGGTTTCACGTCCGTTATTCCACAGGTTTTTGTGCCCATGGCTGCCGAACTTGCAAGCCAAGAAAAGCAAGCTTCAGCGATAGGTATGGTTATGTCGGGTCTGCTGATCGGTATATTACTCTCTAGGGTTGTCAGTGGGTTTATTGGTTCCTACTTTGGCTGGCGCGAAATGTATTGGATAGCGGCAGTAATCATGGTCGTTACAGCCCTTGCTATTGCAATCAAGCTACCTGAGGTATTACCAAATTTCAAAGGCTCCTATAAGGAATTGATGCGTTCGGTCTGGAACTTTGCCAGGAAACAACCTGTATTACAGTTGGCTGCTTTTCGCGGTGCCATGGGCTTTGGGGCCTTTTCCGCATTCTTTACAACACTTGTGTTTCACCTGGCAGCTCCCCCTTTCTTCGATGGTCCCGCAACTGCAGGAGCCTTTGGTCTCGTAGGTGCCTGTGGGGCACTTGCCGCTGCCTTTGTCAATAAACTAACCATTTATATAGGCAAAGCAAAAATCATCTTGTACGCGATCCTATTGATGCTATTCAGCTGGTTATTATTCGCCCTCTTTGGTAATTATTATTGGGGACTGATCCTTGGCGTTATTTTTATCGACCTTGGTCTACAGTCGATGCATATCCTCAATCAAAGTGACTTCTATGCGCTGAACCTGGGCGCCAATAACCGGCTAAACACCGTATATATGGTCAGCTATTTTATTGGCGGATCAACAGGCACCTTTTTTGCTGCACAAGCATGGCAACACTTCCAATGGCCCGGCGTTATTTTTGTAGGTACATGCTATACGCTCTTGGCATTGTTGGCTCATCTATTATTTGATTATAAATTAAGAAAAAACTAA
- the lpxB gene encoding lipid-A-disaccharide synthase, whose translation MKYYLIAGETSGDLHGANLIKALKIEDPNATFQIVGGNLMQAEAEKNTLIHTSEMAFMGFIEVLKNLPKISRNLKLVKNDLLKEKPDTVILIDFPGFNLKIADFAKKHGIKTCYYISPKVWAWNQGRVKKIKRIVDHMFCILPFEVDFYKKWRMPVDYVGNPLLDAISTYNFNPQFRAQNGLSEKPMIALLPGSREMEISKLLPIMAELPFFFPVHQFVIAGAPNFDEAYYKQFFKGIDIPVIFDQTYDILHNAEAAVVTSGTATLETGILKVPQVVVYKANQLSVWIAKLVIKVKFISLVNLINNFLSVRELIQDDCTPYDISYEVGELINNKAHRASVMENYDILAEKLGSPGASEKTAKLIVKYLAKI comes from the coding sequence ATGAAATACTATCTTATTGCAGGTGAAACTTCAGGGGACTTACATGGTGCCAATCTTATTAAAGCATTAAAAATTGAAGACCCCAATGCGACTTTCCAAATAGTCGGGGGAAATCTGATGCAAGCAGAGGCCGAAAAAAATACATTGATACATACTTCAGAAATGGCTTTTATGGGCTTTATAGAAGTTTTAAAAAATCTGCCAAAGATATCTAGGAATCTCAAACTTGTTAAAAATGATCTATTAAAAGAAAAACCAGACACCGTCATTCTGATCGATTTCCCGGGGTTCAACTTGAAAATCGCTGATTTTGCAAAAAAACACGGAATCAAAACCTGCTATTATATTTCCCCAAAAGTGTGGGCCTGGAATCAAGGTCGTGTAAAGAAAATAAAACGGATTGTCGACCATATGTTTTGTATCTTGCCATTCGAGGTAGATTTTTATAAGAAATGGCGCATGCCCGTTGATTACGTTGGAAACCCGCTTTTGGATGCGATTTCAACCTATAATTTCAATCCCCAATTTAGAGCACAAAATGGATTATCAGAAAAACCCATGATCGCGCTGTTACCGGGAAGCCGGGAAATGGAAATTTCCAAGCTTCTCCCTATCATGGCCGAACTTCCGTTTTTCTTTCCTGTTCATCAATTTGTCATCGCCGGTGCTCCCAATTTTGACGAAGCCTATTACAAGCAGTTTTTTAAAGGCATCGACATTCCCGTGATCTTCGATCAAACCTACGATATTCTCCATAACGCAGAAGCCGCAGTCGTTACAAGTGGGACGGCTACTCTTGAAACAGGTATTCTGAAGGTACCTCAGGTTGTCGTTTATAAGGCTAACCAACTATCTGTATGGATAGCCAAATTAGTCATCAAGGTTAAATTTATCTCTCTAGTGAATCTAATTAATAATTTCCTATCAGTGAGGGAATTGATTCAAGACGACTGCACGCCATACGATATTTCCTATGAAGTAGGTGAACTTATCAATAATAAAGCCCATCGTGCAAGTGTGATGGAAAACTACGATATTCTGGCAGAAAAACTAGGTTCTCCCGGCGCATCTGAGAAAACGGCCAAATTAATTGTAAAATATCTCGCTAAAATTTAA
- a CDS encoding nucleoid-associated protein, which yields MFFHQDATFEALSIHRVGNKAQDEFYILSDAPVSLEGDEVLPGLLMQYFMSPFAKVNEVYRLYHPNGELELNEIFYFVRQYFKEQLPFHDFSQQISKHLYEVSNHPKIKAGEVYVVALKNVQIEGEEHDAIGIFKSENKETYLKVYPEQGAFMLEYEQEAININKLDKGCIIVNVEEEEGYKVLVLDQTNRQQEAVYWKDEFLQLRVRNDNFNQTGNYLKVYKNFVQEKLDETFELEKADKIDLMNKSMNYFKEKETFVQEEFEEEVLGNPQAIALFQDFKAGFEDEFDSPFQASFEIADKAVKKMESSYKSVLKLDKNFHIYVHGKREYLEKGYDEDKGMNYYKVYFENES from the coding sequence ATGTTTTTTCACCAAGATGCAACTTTTGAAGCGTTATCTATTCATCGCGTAGGCAATAAAGCGCAAGATGAATTTTATATTTTGTCAGATGCCCCAGTCTCTCTTGAAGGCGATGAAGTGTTACCTGGGCTCCTGATGCAGTATTTTATGAGTCCTTTTGCAAAGGTGAATGAGGTGTATCGCTTATATCATCCCAACGGAGAATTGGAGCTGAATGAGATTTTCTATTTTGTAAGGCAGTACTTTAAGGAGCAGCTTCCATTTCATGATTTCTCCCAGCAAATTTCAAAACACCTTTATGAGGTATCCAACCATCCTAAAATTAAAGCCGGCGAGGTATATGTTGTTGCGTTGAAGAATGTGCAGATCGAAGGGGAAGAACATGATGCGATTGGTATCTTCAAATCTGAGAATAAAGAGACTTATCTGAAAGTTTATCCAGAGCAAGGTGCATTTATGTTGGAGTATGAGCAGGAAGCAATTAATATCAATAAACTGGACAAGGGCTGTATTATTGTCAACGTAGAAGAAGAGGAAGGGTATAAGGTGCTGGTTCTCGATCAAACAAACCGGCAGCAGGAGGCTGTGTACTGGAAAGATGAGTTTCTGCAGCTGCGTGTGCGTAACGATAATTTCAATCAAACGGGCAATTATTTGAAAGTCTATAAAAATTTTGTTCAGGAAAAATTAGATGAGACGTTTGAATTGGAGAAAGCAGACAAGATTGATCTGATGAACAAATCCATGAACTACTTTAAGGAAAAAGAGACTTTTGTCCAGGAAGAGTTCGAGGAGGAAGTATTGGGTAATCCACAAGCAATTGCTTTATTTCAGGATTTTAAAGCCGGTTTTGAGGATGAATTTGACTCTCCATTTCAGGCAAGTTTTGAAATAGCAGATAAAGCCGTGAAAAAAATGGAATCTTCTTACAAGTCCGTTTTAAAGCTTGATAAGAACTTTCATATTTATGTTCATGGTAAACGTGAATATCTTGAGAAAGGTTACGATGAGGATAAAGGAATGAATTATTACAAGGTCTATTTTGAGAACGAAAGCTAA
- a CDS encoding YceH family protein encodes METTNLPQLSAMEQRVLGALIEKSKVTPEYYPMTINSLQAACNQKTSRKPVVHYTEDDIVSTLDILKKKGLISTVVGGGSRVTKYKHNFAIQFPLVPSELTIVCLLLLRGPMTAGEINSNSGRLYEFESLSEINEQLEKLAQEGYLKSLPKQMGHKEVRYIHLLGEINLEAYENSGPVSGSSNDQVLLDRVTQLEQEVAALKQQFQDLWDELH; translated from the coding sequence ATGGAAACAACTAATTTGCCCCAATTGTCTGCCATGGAACAACGTGTACTAGGCGCACTAATCGAAAAATCTAAAGTAACCCCAGAATATTACCCCATGACGATCAATAGTCTACAGGCTGCTTGTAATCAAAAAACTTCCCGAAAACCAGTCGTACATTATACGGAAGACGATATTGTGTCGACACTAGATATATTAAAGAAAAAGGGCTTAATTTCGACAGTTGTTGGCGGTGGATCTCGCGTAACGAAGTATAAGCATAATTTTGCTATACAGTTTCCACTCGTTCCATCTGAATTAACCATTGTTTGTTTATTGCTACTCAGAGGACCAATGACCGCCGGCGAAATTAATTCAAACTCTGGAAGACTTTATGAGTTTGAATCGTTAAGCGAAATTAATGAACAATTGGAAAAATTGGCACAAGAAGGCTATCTTAAATCCCTACCGAAACAAATGGGCCATAAAGAAGTCCGCTACATCCATTTATTAGGAGAAATCAATCTGGAAGCCTATGAAAATAGTGGTCCGGTGAGCGGCTCCTCGAACGACCAGGTCTTACTTGATCGCGTTACACAATTAGAGCAGGAAGTTGCAGCATTGAAACAGCAATTTCAGGATCTCTGGGATGAATTACATTAA
- a CDS encoding DUF72 domain-containing protein yields MKFGQVEHPEEIDFTLPPTAPETLTLLQHFKIDKPFEVSVGCAKWNKQDLKGFYPRGTKDELAYYSTQFNSIELNATFYNSPSIDQVETWKKKTPATFKFFPKIPQSISHFSRLLNTGDKVKLFADSIVHFDEKLGMAFLQMHDNYNPKDMARLKLFLHDWPKEVPLALEVRNKDWFSKPEVTKELYTLLEETNVTNVLVDTAGRRDMLHMRLTTPIAFVRYVGANHASDYDRLDQWIDVLKLWRENGLQKLYFFIHQNIEVESPLLATHFIKKLNTTFNLDLTYPNKNTPNTLF; encoded by the coding sequence ATGAAATTCGGCCAAGTAGAGCACCCTGAGGAAATTGATTTTACCCTTCCTCCTACTGCACCAGAAACCCTAACCTTATTACAGCATTTCAAAATTGATAAGCCTTTTGAGGTATCCGTAGGTTGTGCAAAATGGAATAAACAAGATCTAAAAGGATTTTATCCCCGAGGCACAAAGGACGAACTTGCCTATTATTCCACGCAGTTTAACAGTATTGAACTCAATGCTACATTCTATAACTCACCCAGTATAGATCAGGTAGAAACCTGGAAAAAGAAAACACCTGCTACCTTTAAATTTTTTCCAAAAATACCGCAATCCATCAGTCATTTCAGCAGACTGCTAAATACCGGCGATAAAGTGAAACTGTTTGCAGACTCCATCGTACATTTCGATGAAAAACTCGGAATGGCCTTTCTCCAGATGCACGACAATTATAACCCAAAGGACATGGCCCGGTTAAAACTATTCTTACATGACTGGCCAAAAGAAGTCCCGCTGGCATTGGAAGTCCGAAATAAAGACTGGTTTTCCAAACCCGAAGTCACGAAAGAACTATACACGCTCCTGGAGGAGACAAATGTAACGAATGTACTGGTCGATACTGCTGGCCGGAGAGATATGCTTCATATGCGCCTGACGACGCCGATTGCTTTTGTACGGTATGTGGGTGCAAATCATGCATCAGACTATGATCGACTGGATCAATGGATTGATGTTCTGAAACTATGGCGGGAAAACGGATTGCAAAAATTATATTTCTTTATCCATCAGAATATTGAGGTAGAATCACCATTACTGGCGACACATTTTATTAAAAAACTGAATACAACATTCAACTTGGATCTAACCTATCCAAATAAGAACACGCCAAACACCTTGTTCTAA
- a CDS encoding YkvA family protein, with amino-acid sequence MNNRIKRIAKGMFEQFRHRKITESEFVQAEAKARNLGSYMDDFNVLIAMCKDTITGKYKMDRWNLSIIIGTILYVVSPIDAIPDFILVGGWIDDVAIVGYAIRKLSAEMEQYKRSKFPVEAR; translated from the coding sequence ATGAACAATAGAATCAAAAGAATTGCGAAGGGAATGTTTGAGCAGTTTAGGCATCGTAAAATTACGGAATCTGAATTTGTACAGGCGGAGGCAAAAGCGAGGAATCTAGGGAGCTATATGGACGACTTCAACGTATTAATTGCAATGTGTAAGGACACAATTACGGGGAAGTATAAAATGGATAGATGGAATTTATCGATTATTATTGGAACGATACTTTATGTGGTTTCGCCGATTGATGCGATTCCTGATTTTATTCTCGTGGGCGGGTGGATCGATGATGTGGCTATTGTTGGTTATGCGATTCGCAAACTTAGCGCGGAGATGGAACAGTATAAGCGTTCAAAGTTTCCTGTAGAAGCGAGATAA
- the purH gene encoding bifunctional phosphoribosylaminoimidazolecarboxamide formyltransferase/IMP cyclohydrolase — protein sequence MNHPVKIKNALVSVYYKDGLAPLVELLNKYGVTFYSTGGTETFIKDLGIDVVPVEDLTSYPSILGGRVKTLHPKVFGGILARRPLESDQQQLAQYEIPEIDLVIVDLYPFEETVASGASEKDIIEKIDIGGISLIRAAAKNFNDVVIISSKNDYKELEEILANQEGNTSLEQRKEFAKRAFNTSSHYDTAIFNYFNQENPLQVFKQSEQKAQVLRYGENPHQKGVFFGDLDKMFDKLNGKELSYNNLVDVDAAVALIDEFTEPTFAILKHTNACGVASRSTIKQAWLDALACDPVSAFGGVLITNGQVDAATAEEINKLFFEVLIAPSYSEEAIAILTAKKNRIILVRKEVTLPVQQFKTLLNGVILQDKDNTIEGPEQMVTVTQVQPTAEQLEDLYFANKIVKHTKSNTIVFAKNGTLLASGVGQTSRVDALKQAIEKAISFGFDLKGCAMASDAFFPFPDCVEIASEAGIAAVLQPGGSIKDQLSIDMANEKGISMVTTGVRHFKH from the coding sequence ATGAACCATCCTGTAAAGATTAAAAATGCATTGGTTTCAGTCTATTATAAAGACGGCCTTGCTCCTTTAGTTGAATTATTAAACAAATACGGTGTTACTTTCTATTCCACTGGCGGAACAGAAACATTTATCAAAGATTTAGGGATAGATGTTGTTCCAGTTGAAGACCTCACCAGCTACCCTTCTATTTTAGGAGGGCGTGTAAAAACATTGCATCCAAAAGTATTTGGCGGTATTTTGGCGCGTCGCCCACTTGAGTCGGATCAACAACAGCTTGCTCAGTATGAAATACCTGAGATCGATTTGGTTATTGTGGATTTGTACCCTTTTGAAGAAACTGTTGCTTCCGGTGCATCGGAAAAAGATATTATCGAGAAAATAGATATCGGTGGAATTTCATTGATCCGCGCTGCCGCTAAAAACTTTAACGATGTCGTTATTATCTCATCCAAAAATGATTACAAAGAATTGGAGGAAATACTAGCAAACCAAGAAGGTAATACCTCATTGGAACAACGTAAAGAATTTGCTAAACGTGCATTCAATACATCCTCGCATTACGATACAGCAATCTTCAACTATTTCAATCAAGAAAATCCGCTTCAGGTTTTTAAACAATCTGAGCAAAAAGCGCAGGTGTTGCGCTACGGTGAAAACCCACACCAAAAAGGTGTTTTCTTCGGCGATTTAGATAAGATGTTTGATAAATTAAACGGTAAAGAGTTATCTTACAACAATTTGGTTGACGTTGATGCTGCCGTTGCTTTGATTGATGAGTTCACAGAACCTACATTCGCGATCTTAAAACATACGAATGCTTGTGGAGTTGCCTCCCGTTCAACAATCAAACAAGCTTGGTTAGATGCTTTAGCATGTGATCCTGTTTCAGCTTTCGGTGGAGTTTTAATAACGAATGGCCAAGTTGATGCTGCAACAGCTGAAGAGATCAATAAATTATTCTTCGAGGTGTTGATTGCACCTTCTTATTCTGAAGAAGCGATCGCTATACTTACCGCAAAGAAAAACAGAATTATTTTGGTTCGTAAAGAGGTTACATTGCCAGTACAACAGTTCAAAACTCTATTGAACGGCGTCATTCTTCAAGATAAAGACAATACGATTGAAGGACCTGAACAAATGGTTACAGTAACACAAGTACAGCCAACTGCAGAACAACTGGAGGATCTTTATTTTGCGAACAAAATTGTAAAACACACCAAGTCAAATACAATCGTATTTGCTAAAAATGGCACTTTGTTAGCTTCAGGTGTAGGGCAAACTTCACGTGTAGATGCATTGAAACAAGCTATTGAGAAGGCCATTTCTTTCGGTTTTGACCTTAAAGGCTGTGCGATGGCATCGGATGCCTTCTTCCCTTTCCCTGATTGTGTGGAAATTGCTTCAGAAGCTGGTATCGCGGCGGTATTGCAACCCGGTGGTTCAATCAAAGATCAATTGTCAATTGATATGGCCAATGAAAAAGGAATCTCCATGGTAACAACGGGTGTTAGACACTTTAAGCACTAG
- a CDS encoding uridine kinase, whose product MNNKPYVIGIAGSSGSGKTFFLNSFLKHFKPNEVTLISQDDYYIPANTKTQEENRLYNFDIPTSIDRDAFYKDIKALFNGETIHKEEYTFNNPALTPKILEIKPAPILIIEGLFIFYYTEINNLINHKIFLSADQDIALRRRLHRDLVERGYFEDDVMYKWVNHVLPSYNEFLLPYRDTCDQVIFNNTDEPEPIWDITNQISEELKLKLNLV is encoded by the coding sequence ATGAATAACAAACCGTATGTCATAGGTATTGCCGGAAGTAGTGGCTCTGGAAAGACTTTTTTTTTAAATAGTTTTTTAAAACATTTTAAGCCTAATGAGGTAACCTTAATTTCCCAAGATGATTATTACATCCCTGCAAATACTAAAACCCAGGAGGAAAATAGGCTGTATAACTTCGATATTCCGACATCAATCGACAGAGATGCTTTTTATAAAGATATCAAGGCACTCTTTAACGGTGAGACAATACATAAAGAAGAGTATACATTTAACAACCCGGCATTAACCCCCAAGATACTAGAGATTAAACCGGCACCCATTTTAATTATTGAGGGCCTATTCATTTTCTATTATACGGAAATTAATAATTTAATCAATCATAAGATATTTTTAAGCGCAGATCAGGATATCGCATTAAGACGACGTCTACACCGTGATCTGGTTGAACGTGGCTACTTTGAAGATGATGTTATGTACAAATGGGTAAACCATGTGCTGCCTTCCTACAACGAATTCCTACTTCCCTACCGGGATACTTGCGATCAGGTTATATTTAATAATACCGATGAACCAGAACCAATCTGGGATATCACCAACCAAATTTCTGAAGAGCTAAAATTAAAGCTCAATTTGGTATAA
- a CDS encoding DUF4397 domain-containing protein: MKNYRLFNFIAIALAALFLTSCLKDNDDQPIPGALFTMVNGYSDANAVIYYADGGSLQNPSYPLGFKSYTQIGLFTGARKIAVSAEYNKILTDTTITVKDSTIYTSFLFGSKSKPVQVVTTDRINKDIKNTESGLRFFNFAEGTDLVSLKIGDLTSPTEWTNRAKETQNSASAHQGFIAQKSGTFTVTARDKAGKTIATRSDIKLVEGYYYSLILIGKANDENKPLYIGLVAQAAN; this comes from the coding sequence ATGAAAAACTATAGATTATTCAATTTTATTGCTATTGCTTTAGCGGCACTCTTTTTAACAAGCTGCCTAAAAGATAATGATGATCAGCCAATTCCCGGTGCATTGTTTACCATGGTCAATGGCTACAGTGATGCCAATGCAGTCATCTATTATGCGGACGGAGGCTCACTTCAAAACCCCAGCTATCCATTGGGATTTAAGAGTTATACTCAAATCGGTTTATTTACAGGAGCACGTAAAATAGCAGTTTCCGCAGAATATAACAAAATCTTGACGGATACAACAATAACGGTCAAAGATAGTACAATATATACGTCCTTTTTATTTGGATCAAAGTCTAAACCAGTGCAGGTGGTCACGACAGATCGGATCAATAAAGACATCAAAAATACAGAATCTGGGTTACGCTTCTTTAATTTTGCGGAAGGTACAGATTTGGTTAGCCTTAAAATAGGGGATTTGACCTCTCCAACAGAATGGACAAATAGAGCAAAAGAAACACAAAATTCAGCAAGTGCACATCAGGGCTTTATCGCTCAAAAAAGCGGCACATTCACTGTTACGGCACGTGATAAAGCAGGAAAAACAATTGCTACACGTAGCGACATTAAATTGGTTGAAGGCTATTATTATTCATTGATCCTTATCGGCAAAGCCAATGATGAAAATAAACCACTATATATTGGTCTAGTAGCCCAAGCCGCAAATTAA
- a CDS encoding histone deacetylase has product MLKIAFRQEFVHPVKEGHRFPMLKYELIPLQLKHEGLADESNFFSPGLASFETCCLVHDPGYVRQLFELTLDPKIIRRIGFPLSQSLVDRERFILDGTIQSAKYALEYGVAFSIAGGTHHAGYDFGEGFCLLNDQATAAGYLLKYKYASRILIIDLDVHQGNGTAHIFEGHNQVFTFSMHGEKNYPFVKQRSHLDIGLADQVTDAEYLTLLEQSLVDVFRKFEPDFVFYQAGVDILETDKLGKLNLSSSTCHRRDELVFQMCHKHNIPVQVSMGGGYSPEIKDIVNAHCQTFRIAIDLYNL; this is encoded by the coding sequence GTGCTTAAGATAGCTTTTCGTCAAGAATTTGTCCACCCCGTCAAAGAGGGACATCGTTTTCCGATGCTGAAATATGAGTTGATTCCCTTGCAGTTAAAACATGAGGGGCTAGCGGATGAATCTAATTTTTTCAGTCCCGGACTCGCGAGTTTTGAAACCTGCTGTTTGGTCCATGACCCGGGATATGTAAGGCAGTTATTTGAGCTTACACTGGATCCCAAAATCATCCGTAGGATAGGTTTTCCATTAAGTCAAAGCCTTGTTGATCGGGAACGCTTTATCCTTGATGGAACAATCCAAAGTGCAAAGTATGCACTGGAATATGGTGTTGCATTTAGCATTGCCGGAGGAACACATCATGCGGGTTATGATTTTGGTGAAGGTTTCTGTTTGCTGAATGATCAAGCGACTGCCGCAGGCTACTTATTGAAGTATAAATATGCTAGCCGTATCCTCATCATTGACCTGGATGTACACCAAGGAAATGGTACTGCCCATATTTTTGAGGGGCATAATCAGGTGTTTACCTTTTCAATGCATGGTGAGAAAAACTATCCCTTTGTCAAACAGCGTTCCCATTTGGATATTGGCTTAGCAGATCAGGTTACTGATGCGGAATATCTCACTTTATTGGAACAGAGCTTAGTTGATGTATTTCGGAAATTTGAGCCTGATTTCGTTTTCTACCAGGCTGGGGTAGATATTTTGGAAACGGATAAGCTGGGCAAATTGAACTTAAGCAGCAGTACCTGTCATCGAAGAGATGAATTGGTCTTTCAAATGTGCCATAAACACAATATCCCTGTTCAAGTAAGTATGGGCGGAGGTTATTCTCCTGAAATTAAAGATATTGTCAATGCACATTGCCAGACTTTTAGAATAGCAATAGATTTATATAATTTATAA
- a CDS encoding DUF3810 domain-containing protein, whose amino-acid sequence MEKRDKIAVFTLVLLLIGIFLFSLIEKNSQWIEVFYARGFYRFYSHVPRFILGYIPFSLGDLFYVVVVAFLIYLVVKLIGNLWKRRWKNSFRSVLLVINLLLGVYFFFYLSWGLNYYRKPISANAHLEVDSLKLADYLVVLNGFLDSTNTLREHVDPSHWEGSKEAIQEDLNQWVQRDTAFAAFLSRRLIKAKSPINSKIVSFFGVSGYFNPFTHEAQVNKAMPVTFLPFTTVHELAHQQGIGFEDEANFIAFVRLQQHPQSFYRYSAYLQTTLYMLRELQGMYPDLGKDYKGKLSVNVLKDLEKEKQFWREYTGWVDDVMGLFYNQYLKHNNQQEGIARYDRMTRLVLAYELKRKGCN is encoded by the coding sequence ATGGAAAAGCGCGATAAGATAGCTGTTTTTACGCTGGTGTTACTTCTGATTGGAATTTTTCTCTTTTCCCTGATCGAGAAAAATAGCCAATGGATTGAGGTATTTTATGCGCGTGGGTTTTACCGTTTCTATAGCCATGTGCCGAGATTTATTTTGGGTTATATTCCCTTTAGTCTTGGCGATCTATTTTATGTCGTAGTTGTTGCTTTTCTAATCTATTTAGTTGTCAAATTGATTGGAAATTTATGGAAGAGAAGATGGAAAAATTCTTTTCGTTCGGTTTTGCTCGTTATCAATTTGTTATTGGGGGTCTATTTTTTCTTTTACTTATCGTGGGGTTTAAATTACTATCGGAAGCCAATCAGTGCAAATGCCCATTTAGAGGTTGATAGTTTAAAACTTGCTGATTATCTTGTGGTTCTAAATGGATTTTTGGACAGCACAAATACGTTGCGTGAACATGTGGATCCATCGCATTGGGAAGGGAGTAAAGAAGCTATTCAAGAGGATTTGAATCAATGGGTGCAACGGGATACAGCTTTTGCAGCGTTTTTATCAAGGAGACTAATTAAGGCAAAATCGCCAATAAATAGTAAGATAGTTTCCTTTTTTGGTGTATCGGGCTATTTTAATCCTTTTACCCATGAAGCGCAGGTTAATAAAGCCATGCCGGTAACTTTTCTACCTTTTACTACGGTGCATGAACTTGCCCACCAACAGGGAATCGGTTTTGAAGATGAGGCGAATTTTATTGCTTTTGTTCGTTTACAGCAGCATCCCCAATCTTTTTACCGGTACTCGGCTTACCTTCAGACGACGCTTTATATGTTACGTGAGCTGCAGGGTATGTACCCCGATTTGGGAAAAGATTATAAAGGAAAATTAAGTGTAAATGTATTGAAAGACTTGGAAAAAGAAAAGCAGTTTTGGCGTGAATATACGGGTTGGGTCGACGATGTGATGGGATTGTTTTATAATCAATACCTGAAACATAACAATCAACAGGAAGGAATAGCACGGTACGATCGGATGACGCGATTGGTATTAGCTTATGAGCTTAAGAGAAAAGGATGTAATTAG